The following are encoded together in the Blautia obeum ATCC 29174 genome:
- a CDS encoding ERF family protein, with translation MGKYNYMNLNQKMIRIRKKVPKLIRKRYSEDVTYDFVKLDDIYECLTPALNKYGVDFDILSERPTQVDEQGNSVFLKEMGALWRYEADLELCWTNADRPGDKVRSFLHVIGTNEAPDKAKGAAWTYGLKYYFLNKFNIMQASGIDDPDMRGTEKEEMPKQEASVKPEKPKKKQEKAERKETAAKQEQTEPVREKKTDRKKLRDGNAISEGTVKVEYAVTDTEENLPGQMTFGMEESESGLEEFSDEETKAEDPVQTEEISVDEEITAETGADGFRAVEETDEVPFDEDDEISFDAEEEEETPEETAEEVLEDMAHEEDEEDEVKWAEKVICNFGVYAGTPLGEMMQDARGYQTIKWLVQRYKGQNQEIQKAAKILLDHEKEMQKAA, from the coding sequence ATGGGTAAATACAATTACATGAATCTGAACCAGAAGATGATCAGGATCCGGAAGAAAGTGCCGAAGCTGATCCGCAAACGGTACAGTGAGGACGTTACTTATGATTTTGTAAAACTGGATGATATTTATGAATGCCTGACACCGGCCCTTAATAAATACGGGGTCGATTTTGACATCTTAAGTGAAAGGCCGACACAGGTGGACGAACAGGGCAATTCCGTGTTTTTAAAGGAAATGGGAGCACTCTGGAGATATGAGGCTGACCTGGAGCTGTGCTGGACCAATGCAGACCGTCCGGGAGACAAGGTACGGAGCTTTTTGCATGTCATTGGAACCAATGAAGCACCGGATAAAGCAAAAGGTGCGGCATGGACGTATGGCCTGAAGTATTACTTCTTAAATAAATTCAACATCATGCAGGCATCTGGAATAGACGATCCGGACATGCGTGGGACGGAAAAAGAAGAAATGCCGAAGCAGGAAGCTTCCGTAAAACCGGAAAAACCGAAAAAGAAACAGGAAAAGGCAGAAAGAAAAGAAACCGCAGCAAAGCAGGAGCAAACGGAACCGGTCAGGGAAAAGAAAACGGACCGTAAAAAACTGCGTGATGGAAATGCCATATCAGAAGGTACTGTAAAAGTGGAATATGCAGTGACGGATACAGAAGAAAACCTTCCTGGACAGATGACTTTTGGAATGGAAGAAAGTGAAAGCGGACTGGAAGAATTTTCCGATGAAGAAACCAAAGCGGAAGATCCGGTTCAGACCGAGGAAATCTCCGTAGATGAGGAAATTACTGCCGAGACGGGTGCAGACGGTTTCCGTGCAGTAGAAGAAACGGATGAAGTTCCATTTGATGAAGATGATGAGATTTCTTTTGATGCAGAAGAAGAGGAAGAAACACCAGAAGAGACTGCTGAGGAAGTGTTGGAGGATATGGCTCACGAAGAGGATGAAGAGGATGAAGTGAAATGGGCAGAAAAGGTTATCTGCAATTTTGGTGTCTATGCCGGAACCCCTCTTGGGGAAATGATGCAGGATGCCAGAGGTTACCAGACGATCAAATGGCTGGTACAGCGTTACAAAGGCCAGAATCAGGAAATACAGAAAGCTGCGAAGATTCTTTTGGATCATGAAAAGGAAATGCAAAAAGCAGCCTGA
- a CDS encoding Rpn family recombination-promoting nuclease/putative transposase: MSDIFMRNVFKQRECLEYVLQVIMEKQDLKVIDQIIQKDYKNLQGRSAIMDCVARDSEGKQFDVEIQQDNEGASPKRARYHSGLMDMNTLNPGQDFDELPESYVIFITRDDILGYGFPIYHIDRHIKEADDSFQDEAHIIYVNSRKQEDTELGRLMHDLHCKNADEMHSPVLAKRVHELKDTQKGVELMCHEMEKIYSEGMESGEKRGELKAKKETALSLAEMGLPVEKIAKAVNHNVKDVQKWIDETLCVTK, translated from the coding sequence ATGAGTGACATATTTATGAGAAATGTTTTCAAACAGAGAGAATGCTTGGAATATGTTCTGCAGGTCATTATGGAAAAACAGGATCTGAAAGTAATTGATCAGATCATCCAGAAGGATTATAAGAATCTGCAGGGACGATCCGCAATCATGGACTGTGTTGCCAGAGATTCCGAAGGCAAACAGTTTGACGTGGAGATCCAGCAGGATAATGAAGGTGCATCACCTAAGAGGGCACGTTACCATAGTGGTTTGATGGACATGAACACTTTAAATCCGGGTCAGGATTTTGATGAATTACCGGAAAGCTATGTGATCTTTATTACCAGGGATGACATCCTTGGGTATGGCTTTCCTATTTACCATATTGACAGGCATATCAAAGAAGCCGATGATAGCTTTCAGGACGAAGCACATATTATATATGTGAATTCCAGAAAACAGGAAGACACAGAACTTGGGAGACTTATGCATGATCTGCATTGTAAGAATGCGGATGAAATGCACAGTCCAGTTCTTGCAAAGAGGGTACATGAATTAAAAGACACGCAGAAAGGGGTTGAGCTTATGTGCCATGAAATGGAGAAAATTTATAGCGAGGGAATGGAAAGCGGCGAAAAGCGCGGTGAATTAAAGGCTAAAAAGGAAACAGCCCTTTCACTTGCTGAAATGGGATTACCTGTTGAAAAAATCGCAAAAGCTGTAAACCATAATGTGAAAGACGTCCAGAAGTGGATTGACGAAACTTTGTGTGTAACAAAATAA
- a CDS encoding cobaltochelatase CobT-related protein — MLNGSWYPKEPVPENAQEKEALDAMNVYFERKDKAILSIFLQTASYLSNLLNDMYIEEKMCALFPGSIRRGILMNRDRNVEWLPTLREMLETEKDRLSILMNLCAQYALSSRVNAWDGADYELIDTLKLLMPVIDEAGKAADDMERYLATNHILLMIWKYFAEIIDEIEKNSTENEEQKPEQEEREGQEENPNESEEEPEEEKQGNTGSQTEQNEDKIRKEDTEQESETEDKTERNGKDQETEDPENGRTAELQKFLQQLCENLPKCVRESGGFEDKQNECGIPASETEASSDNALQKILYEMAKETLDEKIQKEIFEHLQKELMEIPFEEGHDLVQKKLCRKTEISDFLKLLTEKYEGQLEQVKKRLRLKLLPILKNQKERTEHKLFLGRRVDLRNIAAPSGAVFKKQQPGKKLDICVAVLVDNSFSMCGERMDHAILAALCLYDFCMESEIPVLVCGHHTDGYRHENLKDETVYLHCCADFETDEKDRFRIAGMQPYGSNRDGTALWYAGSRLLERPEKQKLLFVISDGAPNANQYGGTGAKRDLQKIRKKLLQQGVFFQAAAIGSDKEAIQEIYEESFLDITDLEQLPALLTKKLLRFIRR; from the coding sequence ATGTTAAATGGTAGCTGGTATCCAAAGGAGCCAGTACCGGAAAATGCACAGGAAAAAGAGGCATTGGATGCGATGAATGTCTACTTTGAAAGAAAAGATAAAGCAATCCTTTCTATCTTTCTGCAGACAGCATCTTATCTCAGCAATCTTTTGAATGATATGTACATAGAAGAGAAGATGTGCGCCCTTTTTCCGGGAAGCATCCGCAGGGGAATCCTTATGAATCGTGACCGAAATGTGGAATGGCTTCCAACACTTAGGGAAATGCTGGAAACGGAGAAAGACAGGTTATCTATTCTTATGAACCTGTGTGCACAGTATGCCTTGTCTTCAAGGGTCAATGCCTGGGATGGTGCGGATTACGAGCTTATTGATACACTAAAACTGCTTATGCCGGTCATTGATGAAGCGGGAAAGGCAGCAGATGACATGGAGAGATATCTTGCCACCAACCATATCCTTCTGATGATCTGGAAATATTTTGCGGAAATCATAGATGAAATAGAGAAGAACAGTACAGAAAATGAAGAGCAAAAGCCAGAACAGGAAGAGCGTGAAGGGCAAGAGGAAAACCCGAATGAATCCGAAGAAGAACCGGAGGAAGAAAAGCAGGGTAACACAGGGTCACAGACTGAGCAAAATGAAGATAAGATCAGAAAAGAGGATACGGAACAGGAGTCGGAAACAGAAGACAAAACAGAAAGAAACGGAAAGGATCAGGAAACGGAAGACCCTGAAAACGGGCGCACTGCAGAGCTTCAGAAATTTCTGCAGCAGCTGTGTGAAAATCTTCCGAAATGTGTCAGGGAGTCTGGTGGCTTCGAAGACAAACAGAATGAATGTGGCATCCCTGCCTCAGAAACGGAAGCATCCAGTGATAATGCCTTACAAAAAATCCTTTATGAAATGGCGAAAGAGACGCTTGATGAAAAGATACAGAAAGAAATTTTCGAACATCTTCAAAAGGAATTGATGGAGATACCGTTTGAAGAAGGCCATGACCTGGTACAGAAAAAACTTTGCCGTAAGACCGAGATATCAGATTTTTTAAAATTACTGACAGAAAAGTATGAGGGGCAGCTTGAACAGGTAAAAAAGAGACTTCGCCTGAAACTGCTTCCTATATTGAAAAATCAGAAAGAACGCACGGAACATAAGCTTTTTCTTGGACGTCGGGTAGATCTTCGAAACATAGCTGCACCGTCTGGGGCAGTATTTAAGAAACAACAGCCAGGAAAAAAGCTGGATATCTGTGTGGCTGTGCTGGTCGATAATTCTTTTTCCATGTGTGGGGAACGGATGGATCATGCCATTCTTGCAGCACTTTGCCTGTATGATTTTTGTATGGAATCAGAAATACCGGTTTTGGTGTGCGGACATCATACAGATGGATACCGGCATGAGAACCTGAAAGACGAAACGGTGTATCTGCATTGCTGCGCAGATTTTGAAACGGATGAAAAGGATCGGTTCCGGATCGCTGGTATGCAGCCTTATGGAAGCAACCGGGATGGAACTGCATTGTGGTATGCTGGCAGCCGTCTTTTGGAACGACCGGAAAAGCAGAAACTGCTGTTTGTGATCAGTGATGGTGCACCTAATGCAAACCAGTATGGAGGCACAGGGGCAAAAAGGGACCTTCAGAAGATTCGGAAAAAGCTGCTGCAGCAGGGAGTATTCTTTCAGGCGGCTGCGATCGGAAGCGACAAGGAAGCAATTCAGGAAATTTATGAGGAATCTTTTCTGGATATTACGGATCTTGAACAGCTTCCGGCTCTTCTGACAAAGAAACTGCTGCGTTTTATCAGGAGGTAA
- a CDS encoding ATP-dependent RecD-like DNA helicase produces the protein MVTEGEAFDIQNDFTGLKLSDGDHVELKKAAMEDGTVFDYNHAGTYKCVYLVTPASGEAYLVARNITVTPREAETDGSNGGQEQESGDDEPEADPVLPTISPEDAPETLEEPEETEEPEEEEAEGFSDEKTEDGSHQVDIVQGNEFNIELDHEDGRYQTGETVNFSGDIPQGSLIAVGTSLVEANQTENTEDLLYAEVSYDEGTNSFSFEMPEDDVALNVLYDQAEGGISTVAASDGDLWDDSTDIEANTYYYYSDGKLHPFDSVMGQGGNDSYKYIRYKAGGKTYTVYAYCMQHSKQSPPSGTTYKNMVELDEGGDDRYLRKAMFYGYGGPGWGGTFNGYNIKSIMEKYGCSSETRAMQHYLVDYLYDGESGFGGSLSTTAKNMLKEIKAALAKMPDPTTMELTPGLSASANGNQSPTFTWKANAAFVITIHLENGVSLVNETTGKTGTGNVSVKGGEKFHLEATTQNIGSLKGKYAITSNYPLNFHAMLLKLANSQDIGFGYYTDTLELNLEVDWPDEATVKIIKKDKGSNALLAGAVYGIYADEACTKLIKKMPATNAKGESEVKITKTQDTVYLREISGPSGYVLDTKAYGVKLVVGQTASKNLTDKEQKGALTIYKEGEVLTGAAVTENGVTFTYEKRKLKGAVYSVYAGADIKAADGTLIYKKGALVKDNLVTGDDGSVTLKDLYLGTYTVTETKAPDNYVCKGESKTVELVYAGQTVEVQTGSATFLNERQKAAVRVEKQDEETKNPLSGGIYGLYAAEDIKVDGKTVVPKGTLIEKATTGADGKASYKAELPINYSYSIREIQAPELYLRNSEDTYTFTFKFTNDKEEKVNFSHTFTNKRVNATIDLVKEDSETGNSAQGDAVFEGAIYGLYAREDINHPDGRSGVLYKKDEQVATLTTDKAGKASVSNLYLGKYYLKEITPPVGYLLDEEEHDVNCNYEGDQVETVKRNTVSKENVIKQPFQLIKAADNDKTDADLLKGAGFSAYLISSLTVKDDGSYDFTNATPTVLTEDGKTEMFTDERGYACSIPIPYGRYIVRETTTPHNFMPVDDFIVTVTENSSTPQVWRVLLDDEFKAKLKIVKQDDETKQPVLLANTEFKVYDLDAKKYVEQVTTYPNTVVHKSYFTDENGYLILPESLKCGNYRIEEVSAPDGYTQNTQYVEIKVDKNTAYQMDSVSGDAIITVTYENHPVKGKLVIHKSGETLKSFKKDFVYEETSLEGAEFEIYAAEDIFTPDHQVDEQGNRHVIYAKDTLVKTVTTDKNGEAVIKDLPLGKYRVKETKTPAGFVLNPDSQEVSFIYKDQNTPEIEEKLEFSNERQKVELSVEKQDAETGKTLKGATFGLYNKEAISSGDKVIVKADTLLQEITSNEKGKAAFTLDLPLGRYYVKELQAPAGYVSSDEILEFDATYQGQDVKTIKLKSVKKNQPTTVEVTKADITTGTELDGASMSVLDKDGNVIDSWTSVKDSPHVIKRLQVGKTYILREELAPYGYLRATDVEFTISDTAEVQKVKMEDEVPVARLLVNKKGEFLDSVSLLDNAKGMIEHLFNYVTGNLTDVTFNVYAAEAIRQIYYNAGSGYTVASYMTNEDLPEEVKKQKNGNYGIFQAFGTELPTNEGLDVELTGDWKPTKYGMQYSVSNFSVTMPTTKEGIRTYLSSSLIKGIGPAMAARIVETFGEDTLNVFNDSPEKLLQVKGITQKRLDDILEGYQKSSSIRELMMYLSPFGVTPAKASKIQEKFGPAAVMIVKEEPFRLCEVHGFGFLTVDQIAVKAKHFRADDPLRIKAAILHIMSEAEGEGHLYLKREDIIERVEKLLNHNKDVSPVSERAIRDTGNDMIHTDGSLVCHDGGFYTRKSFQAELGAAAALVRLHMQTGMAVNVDRILRKIQKEQDIILNAKQQVAVKNVFENPISIITGGPGRGKTTVIRFIIAVQEALDKNAVILLCAPTGIARRRMRECTEYPALTIHKSIGLTGEAGEEEWKNEQPIPDDLIIADEFSMVDMYLADKLFSSIKSGARLVLVGDKDQIESVGPGKVFQEIIDSGVFPVTVLDECFRQEGNSTISQNAIKINKNQLDLVFDDTFQFIPASTPEEASRKIQKIYRKEVLQRNGSLEEVQVMSPLRKDTEAGTDALNLVLRDIANPKRFGYPEITNGRNTYREGDRVMQTKNNDEVANGDIGEVIGIFRKDQKMVMRVDFGDGRVMEYQEEDYWPLTLAYAITVHKAQGSEYPMAILPMLPCFRWMLRRNIFYTAVTRARERFIIVGSKRAIAQAIRTDYISRRNTMFGYRIRKIYEAILEQEKSA, from the coding sequence ATGGTTACCGAAGGGGAAGCCTTTGATATCCAGAATGATTTTACAGGACTGAAACTCTCTGACGGAGACCATGTGGAACTGAAAAAAGCAGCAATGGAAGACGGGACTGTATTTGATTATAACCATGCGGGGACCTATAAATGCGTATATCTTGTTACGCCCGCATCGGGGGAAGCCTATCTGGTTGCCAGAAACATTACTGTGACACCAAGGGAAGCAGAAACAGATGGATCCAATGGCGGCCAGGAACAGGAAAGCGGCGATGACGAACCGGAGGCAGACCCCGTCCTCCCGACTATAAGCCCGGAAGATGCCCCGGAAACTCTGGAAGAGCCGGAAGAAACGGAGGAGCCAGAAGAAGAGGAAGCAGAAGGATTTTCCGATGAGAAAACAGAGGATGGAAGCCATCAGGTTGACATCGTACAGGGAAATGAATTCAATATTGAACTGGACCACGAGGACGGACGTTACCAGACGGGGGAGACGGTCAACTTTTCCGGTGATATCCCGCAGGGAAGCCTGATCGCAGTGGGAACAAGTCTTGTCGAAGCAAACCAGACAGAGAATACCGAAGATCTTCTGTATGCAGAAGTAAGCTACGATGAGGGAACAAATTCCTTCAGCTTTGAGATGCCGGAAGATGATGTTGCATTAAATGTGCTATATGACCAGGCTGAGGGCGGTATTAGTACCGTGGCAGCTTCCGATGGAGACTTGTGGGATGATTCAACAGACATTGAAGCTAATACCTATTACTATTATTCAGATGGAAAACTGCATCCTTTTGATTCTGTTATGGGACAGGGCGGAAATGATTCCTATAAGTATATCCGTTACAAAGCAGGCGGAAAGACTTATACCGTCTATGCATACTGCATGCAGCACAGTAAACAGTCCCCGCCAAGTGGAACGACTTATAAAAATATGGTCGAACTGGATGAAGGCGGCGATGACCGTTATTTAAGGAAGGCCATGTTTTACGGATATGGCGGTCCCGGATGGGGCGGCACATTCAACGGCTATAATATCAAATCCATCATGGAAAAATACGGCTGTTCCTCCGAGACCCGTGCAATGCAGCATTATCTGGTCGATTATTTATATGACGGGGAATCCGGATTTGGCGGCTCCCTTTCGACAACTGCCAAAAACATGTTAAAAGAGATCAAGGCAGCCCTTGCAAAGATGCCGGATCCAACGACCATGGAGCTGACACCTGGGCTCAGTGCTTCTGCAAATGGAAACCAGAGCCCGACCTTCACATGGAAGGCAAACGCAGCTTTTGTGATCACAATCCATCTGGAAAACGGGGTCTCCCTTGTAAATGAGACGACAGGAAAAACCGGGACCGGAAATGTGAGCGTAAAGGGCGGTGAAAAATTCCATCTGGAAGCAACCACCCAGAATATTGGAAGCCTGAAAGGAAAATATGCGATCACATCCAACTATCCGCTTAATTTCCATGCCATGCTCTTAAAGCTGGCGAACAGCCAGGATATCGGCTTTGGATATTATACCGATACACTGGAGCTGAACCTGGAGGTAGACTGGCCGGATGAAGCAACGGTCAAGATCATCAAAAAAGATAAGGGAAGCAACGCGCTCCTTGCAGGTGCCGTTTACGGCATCTATGCAGATGAAGCCTGCACGAAACTTATCAAAAAAATGCCGGCAACAAATGCAAAAGGGGAATCCGAAGTAAAGATCACCAAAACACAGGATACCGTTTACCTTCGTGAGATTTCAGGCCCGTCCGGATATGTGCTGGATACCAAAGCCTATGGGGTAAAGCTGGTCGTGGGGCAGACCGCTTCCAAGAACTTAACGGATAAAGAGCAAAAGGGTGCACTCACCATTTATAAAGAAGGAGAAGTGCTCACCGGAGCTGCCGTCACGGAAAATGGTGTGACATTTACCTACGAAAAACGGAAATTGAAAGGAGCCGTTTACAGTGTTTATGCAGGTGCAGATATCAAGGCGGCAGATGGCACCCTCATCTATAAAAAAGGTGCGCTTGTCAAGGATAATCTGGTTACCGGAGATGACGGAAGCGTTACGTTAAAAGATCTCTATCTTGGCACCTACACAGTAACCGAGACGAAGGCTCCGGATAATTATGTATGCAAAGGAGAGTCCAAGACTGTTGAGCTTGTGTATGCAGGCCAGACCGTAGAAGTGCAGACTGGCAGTGCAACATTTTTAAATGAACGCCAGAAGGCAGCAGTCCGTGTGGAAAAACAGGACGAAGAGACCAAAAATCCGCTCTCTGGAGGTATTTACGGGCTGTATGCAGCAGAAGATATCAAAGTTGATGGTAAGACCGTTGTTCCCAAAGGAACACTGATTGAAAAAGCAACGACCGGAGCCGATGGAAAAGCTTCTTATAAAGCGGAACTTCCGATCAATTACAGCTACAGCATCCGGGAGATCCAGGCACCGGAACTTTACCTTAGAAACAGTGAGGATACTTACACCTTCACTTTTAAGTTTACCAATGATAAGGAAGAAAAGGTAAACTTTAGCCATACCTTTACAAATAAGCGTGTAAATGCAACGATCGACCTGGTAAAAGAAGACAGCGAGACAGGAAACAGCGCACAGGGAGATGCCGTATTTGAAGGAGCCATTTACGGGCTCTATGCAAGGGAAGACATTAACCATCCGGATGGCAGGAGCGGAGTCCTTTATAAAAAGGACGAGCAGGTAGCTACCCTGACGACCGATAAAGCGGGAAAAGCAAGCGTAAGCAACCTGTATCTTGGAAAGTATTATTTGAAGGAGATCACGCCTCCAGTAGGTTATCTTCTGGACGAAGAGGAGCATGATGTAAACTGTAACTACGAAGGAGACCAGGTAGAGACGGTAAAACGAAATACCGTTTCCAAAGAAAACGTGATCAAACAGCCATTCCAGTTGATCAAAGCAGCGGATAATGATAAGACCGATGCGGATCTTTTAAAAGGTGCCGGATTCTCTGCTTATCTGATCAGCAGCCTGACTGTAAAGGACGATGGAAGCTATGACTTTACAAATGCGACCCCGACCGTTCTTACGGAAGACGGAAAAACAGAAATGTTTACCGATGAACGCGGCTATGCGTGCAGCATCCCGATTCCTTATGGACGCTACATTGTCCGTGAGACTACAACACCGCATAATTTTATGCCGGTAGATGATTTTATCGTAACCGTAACCGAGAACAGCAGCACACCGCAGGTATGGAGAGTCCTTTTGGACGATGAGTTCAAAGCAAAGCTTAAGATCGTGAAACAGGATGATGAGACCAAACAGCCGGTCCTCCTTGCCAATACAGAATTCAAAGTGTATGACCTGGATGCGAAAAAGTATGTGGAACAGGTAACGACCTATCCAAATACGGTTGTCCATAAATCCTATTTTACGGACGAAAATGGTTACCTGATCCTTCCGGAATCCTTAAAATGCGGAAATTACAGGATCGAGGAAGTGAGCGCGCCGGATGGCTACACCCAGAATACCCAGTATGTGGAGATCAAAGTTGACAAGAATACAGCTTATCAGATGGATTCTGTCAGCGGGGATGCCATCATTACCGTGACCTATGAAAACCATCCGGTCAAAGGTAAACTGGTGATCCATAAATCCGGTGAAACCTTAAAATCCTTTAAAAAGGATTTTGTATACGAAGAAACTTCCCTGGAAGGGGCAGAATTTGAAATCTACGCAGCAGAAGATATTTTCACACCGGATCATCAGGTGGACGAGCAGGGAAACCGTCACGTGATTTATGCAAAGGATACCCTGGTAAAAACAGTGACCACTGATAAAAATGGGGAAGCTGTTATCAAAGATCTTCCGCTTGGAAAATACCGTGTGAAAGAAACAAAAACACCGGCCGGATTTGTCTTAAATCCAGACAGTCAGGAAGTATCCTTTATCTATAAGGATCAGAACACACCGGAGATCGAAGAAAAACTGGAATTTTCCAATGAACGCCAGAAAGTAGAGCTGAGTGTGGAAAAACAGGATGCCGAGACCGGAAAGACTTTAAAAGGTGCAACCTTTGGATTATACAATAAAGAAGCAATTTCTTCCGGCGACAAGGTAATCGTAAAAGCAGATACACTGCTTCAGGAGATCACAAGCAACGAAAAAGGTAAGGCAGCGTTTACGCTGGATCTTCCGCTTGGCAGATACTATGTGAAAGAACTGCAGGCGCCGGCGGGTTATGTATCTTCCGATGAGATCCTGGAATTTGATGCCACATACCAGGGCCAGGACGTAAAAACGATCAAATTAAAATCCGTGAAGAAAAACCAGCCGACAACGGTAGAAGTAACAAAAGCAGATATCACGACCGGAACAGAACTTGACGGGGCTTCCATGAGTGTACTGGATAAGGATGGCAACGTGATCGATTCCTGGACATCCGTAAAAGATTCCCCACATGTGATCAAGCGACTTCAGGTTGGAAAAACTTACATTCTGCGTGAGGAGCTTGCACCATACGGTTACTTACGTGCAACAGACGTAGAGTTTACGATCTCTGATACTGCAGAAGTACAGAAAGTCAAAATGGAGGATGAAGTCCCGGTAGCAAGACTTCTGGTAAACAAGAAAGGGGAATTCTTAGACAGCGTATCCCTTCTTGACAATGCAAAAGGCATGATCGAGCACCTGTTCAACTATGTGACCGGAAACCTGACTGATGTAACCTTCAATGTTTACGCGGCAGAAGCCATCCGGCAGATCTATTATAATGCAGGAAGTGGATATACGGTAGCTTCCTACATGACCAATGAAGATTTACCGGAGGAAGTAAAAAAACAAAAGAATGGAAATTATGGAATATTTCAGGCATTTGGAACCGAACTTCCGACAAACGAAGGCCTGGATGTGGAACTGACTGGAGACTGGAAACCCACAAAATATGGAATGCAGTATAGTGTGAGCAATTTTTCAGTAACCATGCCAACCACAAAAGAAGGTATTCGGACTTATTTGTCGTCATCCCTGATCAAAGGGATCGGACCGGCAATGGCAGCCCGCATCGTAGAAACGTTTGGGGAAGACACACTGAATGTTTTTAATGACAGCCCGGAGAAACTCCTTCAGGTAAAAGGAATTACGCAGAAACGCTTAGATGATATTCTGGAAGGATATCAAAAAAGCAGTTCCATCCGGGAACTGATGATGTATTTGTCCCCTTTTGGGGTGACTCCTGCAAAAGCTTCAAAAATACAGGAGAAATTTGGTCCTGCTGCAGTTATGATCGTGAAAGAGGAGCCTTTCCGGCTCTGTGAGGTTCATGGATTTGGATTTCTGACTGTTGACCAGATTGCAGTAAAGGCAAAACATTTCCGTGCAGATGATCCCCTTCGCATTAAGGCTGCTATTTTGCATATTATGTCAGAAGCAGAAGGCGAAGGACATTTGTATTTAAAAAGAGAGGACATTATAGAACGTGTCGAAAAACTTTTAAATCACAACAAAGATGTTTCACCGGTCTCTGAACGGGCAATCCGGGATACAGGCAATGATATGATCCATACAGATGGAAGCCTGGTCTGCCACGATGGAGGGTTTTATACACGCAAAAGCTTCCAGGCCGAACTGGGAGCTGCTGCCGCATTAGTCAGGCTCCATATGCAGACGGGAATGGCTGTAAATGTTGACCGTATTTTAAGAAAGATCCAGAAAGAACAGGATATTATTTTGAATGCGAAACAGCAGGTGGCAGTAAAAAATGTCTTTGAAAACCCGATATCCATCATTACAGGAGGACCCGGCAGAGGAAAGACTACGGTGATCCGTTTCATCATTGCTGTACAGGAAGCATTGGATAAAAATGCGGTGATCCTTTTATGTGCACCTACAGGCATCGCCAGAAGGCGAATGCGGGAATGTACAGAGTATCCAGCTCTGACGATCCATAAATCCATAGGGCTTACTGGAGAAGCTGGAGAGGAAGAATGGAAGAACGAGCAGCCAATTCCAGATGACCTGATCATAGCAGATGAGTTCAGCATGGTCGATATGTATCTGGCGGATAAACTGTTTTCCAGTATTAAATCCGGTGCCAGACTGGTCCTGGTGGGTGATAAAGATCAGATCGAATCCGTAGGGCCTGGAAAAGTATTTCAGGAGATCATTGATTCCGGCGTATTTCCGGTAACTGTCTTAGATGAATGTTTCCGACAGGAAGGGAATTCCACCATCAGCCAGAATGCCATTAAGATCAATAAGAATCAGCTGGATCTGGTGTTTGATGATACCTTTCAGTTTATTCCGGCTTCCACACCGGAGGAGGCTTCGCGAAAGATACAGAAAATCTATCGAAAAGAAGTACTGCAGAGAAACGGTTCTCTGGAAGAAGTGCAGGTGATGTCACCGCTTCGAAAAGATACGGAAGCAGGTACGGATGCATTGAATCTGGTATTGCGTGACATTGCGAATCCAAAGCGTTTCGGTTATCCGGAAATCACAAATGGCAGGAATACTTACCGGGAAGGTGACCGGGTCATGCAGACAAAAAACAACGATGAAGTAGCAAATGGCGACATTGGAGAAGTCATAGGGATTTTTCGGAAAGATCAAAAAATGGTCATGCGTGTAGATTTTGGGGATGGCCGGGTCATGGAATATCAGGAGGAAGACTATTGGCCGCTGACACTGGCATATGCGATTACGGTACATAAGGCTCAGGGCAGTGAATATCCGATGGCAATCCTTCCAATGCTTCCATGTTTCCGGTGGATGCTTCGCAGAAACATTTTCTATACAGCAGTAACAAGAGCCAGAGAAAGGTTTATAATTGTGGGAAGCAAACGTGCAATCGCACAGGCTATCCGGACGGATTACATCAGCCGGCGAAACACCATGTTTGGGTACCGTATCCGAAAAATATATGAAGCAATCCTGGAACAGGAAAAGAGCGCATAA